From the Daucus carota subsp. sativus chromosome 8, DH1 v3.0, whole genome shotgun sequence genome, one window contains:
- the LOC108198935 gene encoding uncharacterized protein LOC108198935: MEIELVKCECCGLKEDCTQDYINEVKSKFEGKWLCGLCSEAVRDELSRGNSKAFDVEDAMKAHMSFCGRYKSNPAIRVADGMRQMLRRRSDMSSGSSGSSKKYSRSSSTSQVGDDSSFSYY, encoded by the coding sequence ATGGAGATTGAATTGGTCAAGTGTGAGTGTTGTGGCCTTAAAGAAGATTGTACTCAGGATTACATTAATGAAGTGAAGTCGAAATTCGAAGGCAAATGGCTATGCGGATTGTGctcagaagctgtgagagatgAGCTGAGCAGAGGGAACTCCAAGGCATTTGATGTGGAGGACGCTATGAAAGCACACATGTCGTTTTGTGGAAGATATAAATCAAATCCGGCTATTCGGGTGGCTGATGGGATGAGACAGATGCTACGTAGACGGTCTGACATGTCGTCAGGCTCGTCGGGTTCTTCAAAAAAGTATTCGAGATCATCCAGCACCTCGCAAGTAGGAGATGATTCTTCCTTCTCTTATTACTAG
- the LOC108198451 gene encoding uncharacterized protein LOC108198451 has translation MAGTVGAEDAEYYYRCCDRRTDLLPHVKKFLQICESISSHDDIKKILNLGVHVLQGSQRSAAKRLLHVFDIAMGKQYESRLEIVPVLDNGWNVDDRSTGVMICHNGNHVVQSAIDEEEHVDIRQGSPKKVSTDFDPEVESLKLEHKVEQTLQALKESQELQFKIASERLHDQKNCIQNLYQQLGKEKSEIERHLAYVADPGVLLQLTESKVDLIKKELHKLEDMKAVSEGFAKTSKEILKQYFGLEN, from the exons ATGGCTGGGACAGTAGGAGCGGAGGATGCTGAGTATTATTATCGGTGCTGTGACAGAAGAACTGATCTGCTTCCACATGTCAAGAAATTCTTACAAATATGTGAATCCATTAGCTCTCATGATGACATCAAGAAAATTCTCAATCTGGGGGTTCATGTTTTGCAAGGTTCGCAGAGAAGTGCGGCAAAGAGGTTGCTGCATGTATTTGATATAGCTATGGGAAAA CAATATGAATCAAGACTCGAAATTGTACCTGTACTTGACAACGGCTGGAATGTGGATGATAGATCAACAG GAGTGATGATCTGTCATAATGGAAATCATGTAGTTCAATCCGCAATAGACGAGGAGGAGCATGTAGATATCAGACAAGGTTCTCCAAAGAAAGTATCTACAGATTTTGATCCTGAGGTGGAGTCCCTGAAACTTGAACATAAAGTTGAACAGACACTGCAAGCCCTGAAAGAGTCTCAGGAGCTGCAATTCAAGATAGCAAGCGAGAGGTTGCATGATCAAAAAAATTGCATCCAGAATCTGTATCAGCAACTCGGTAAGGAAAAGTCTGAAATTGAACGCCACTTGGCTTATGTTGCTGACCCAGGTGTCTTGCTCCAGCTTACTGAGAGTAAAGTGGATCTGATAAAGAAAGAGTTGCATAAACTCGAGGATATGAAAGCAGTGTCTGAGGGATTTGCAAAAACCTCAAAAGAAATTCTGAAACAATATTTCGGCCTAGAGAATTGA
- the LOC108199116 gene encoding uncharacterized protein LOC108199116, whose translation MAGTIGAEYYCRCCDTRTDLLPHVKIFLQICESISSHDDIKKILNLGVYVLQGSQRSAAERLLLVFEIAMGKQYDSRLEIVPVLDNGWNVNDKSTGVMVCHNGNHAVKSAIDEEHVDIRQGSPKKVSTDIDPEVESLKLEYKVEQTLQALKKSQELEFKIAKERLHDQNNCIQNLYQQFGKEKSEIEHHLAYVADPGSSLLRVKWIR comes from the exons ATGGCTGGGACCATAGGAGCTGAGTATTATTGTCGGTGCTGTGACACAAGAACTGATCTGCTTCCACATGTCAAGATATTCTTACAAATATGTGAATCCATTAGCTCTCATGATGACATCAAGAAAATTCTCAATCTGGGGGTTTATGTTTTGCAAGGTTCGCAGAGAAGTGCCGCAGAGAGGTTGCTGCTTGTATTTGAAATAGCCATGGGAAAG CAATATGATTCAAGACTCGAAATTGTGCCTGTACTTGACAATGGCTGGAATGTTAATGACAAATCAACAG GAGTGATGGTGTGTCATAATGGAAATCATGCAGTTAAATCTGCAATAGACGAGGAGCATGTAGATATCAGACAAGGTTCTCCAAAGAAAGTATCTACAGATATTGATCCTGAGGTGGAGTCCTTGAAACTTGAATATAAAGTTGAACAGACACTGCAAGCCCTCAAAAAGTCTCAGGAGCTGGAATTCAAGATAGCAAAAGAGAGGTTGCATGATCAAAATAATTGCATCCAGAATCTGTATCAGCAATTCGGCAAGGAAAAGTCTGAAATTGAACACCACTTGGCTTATGTTGCTGACCCGGGCTCCAGCTTATTGAGAGTAAAGTGGATCAGATAA